GTCCCAGGGCGTGCAGGCGCAGACCCTGAGCAATCTCTTTCTGGCGATGGACGCGGGGCTGGAGATTCTCCCGGTGCTCAACAAGATCGATCTCCCCGGCGCCGAGCCGGAGCGGCGGGCCCAGGAGATCATCGATCTCATCGGCGCGCGGCGGGAGGAGATCCTGGCCGTCTCCGCCAAGGAGGGCACCGGTGTGCCGGAGCTGCTCGAGGCGATCGTGGCCCGGGTCCCAGCACCGCGGGGCAAGGAAGACGCCCCGCTCCGAGCGCTCATCTTCGACTCGTACTACGACCGGTACCGCGGCGCTATCCCCAGCATTCGGGTGGTGGACGGCACGGTGCGCGAGGGGATGGAGATCGCCTTCGGCGCGCACCCGGACGACGTGTACCACGTGGACGAGGTGGGGTATCTGCAGCTGGGCCAGCACCCGGCGCACGAGCTGGAGGCGGGCGAGGTGGGCTACCTGGTCGCGAGCCTCCGGAACGTGCGCGACGCCCGCGTGGGCGACACCATCCTGGACGCCCATGACCGCGCCGCCGAGCTCCTGCCCGGCTACCGGGACGTGAAGTCGATGGTCTTCGCCGGGATCTACCCCACCGACTCGGAGCAGTACGAGGGCCTGCGGGACGCGCTGGAGAAGCTCTCGCTCAACGACGCCAGCCTGCAGCACGAACCGGAATCGTCCACCGCGCTGGGCTTCGGCTTCCGCTGCGGTTTCCTCGGCCTGCTGCACATGGAGATCGTGCAGGAGCGGCTGGAGCGGGAGTTCGACCTCAGCCTGATCACCACGGTGCCCACGGTGGAGTACCACGTCTACACCACCGACGGCGAGATGGTGCTGCTGGAGAATCCGAGCAAGCTGCCCGACCCGGCCTCGATCGACCGGATCGACGAGCCCTACGTGAAGGCGCGGATCATGGCGCCGGCCGAGTACATCGGCGGCATCATGAAGCTGGGCCAGGAGCGGCGCGGGGTGTACCTGGGGATGCACTACATCGATACCGCGCGGGTGGAGTTTCAGTTCGAGTTTCCGCTGGGCGAGATCGTGCTCGACTTCTACGACAAGCTCAAGTCGCTGTCCCGGGGCTACGCATCGCTGGATTACGAGATGGCGGGATACCGCGACTCGGACCTGGTGAAGCTGGACATGCTGATCAACGGCGATCCGATCGATGCGTTCAGCGTGGTCATCCACCGCGACAAGGCGCAGGAGTACGGCCGCAAGGTGGCGGAAAAGCTCAAGGAGCTGATTCCGCGCCAGCTGTACCAGGTCGCCATCCAGGCGGCCATCGGCAACAAGGTGATCGCCCGCGAGACCATCTCGGCCTTCCGCAAGGACGTCCTTGCCAAGTGCTACGGCGGCGACATCACCCGCAAGCGCAAGCTCCTCGAGAAGCAGAAAGAGGGGAAGAAGCGGATGAAGCAGATCGGCGCGGTGGAGATCCCGCAGGAGGCCTTCCTGGCGGTGCTGCAGGTCGAATGAGGGCGGAGACGCTGGTCATCCAGACGGCGTTTCTGGGGGATGTGGTGCTCACGACCCCACTGCTCTCGGTCCTGGGCGAGCGGCACGGTTCGCTGGACGTGGTGACGACGCCGGCCGCGGCGCCCCTTCTGGAAACTCATCCCGCCGTGGCGGAGGTCATTCCCTACGACAAGCGGGGCGCGGACCGCGGCGCCGCCGGACTGTGGCGCCTGGGTCGCCGGCTAAGCGCGCGACGCTACGCCAGGGTCTACCTCCCGCATGGCTCATGGCGTTCGGCCG
The sequence above is a segment of the Gemmatimonadales bacterium genome. Coding sequences within it:
- the lepA gene encoding translation elongation factor 4, which produces MSQARIRNFCIVAHIDHGKSTLADRLIEATGAVEKRQMRDQLLDTMDLERERGITIKLNAVRMRYRGKDGVEYELNLIDTPGHVDFTYEVSRSLAACEGAILVVDASQGVQAQTLSNLFLAMDAGLEILPVLNKIDLPGAEPERRAQEIIDLIGARREEILAVSAKEGTGVPELLEAIVARVPAPRGKEDAPLRALIFDSYYDRYRGAIPSIRVVDGTVREGMEIAFGAHPDDVYHVDEVGYLQLGQHPAHELEAGEVGYLVASLRNVRDARVGDTILDAHDRAAELLPGYRDVKSMVFAGIYPTDSEQYEGLRDALEKLSLNDASLQHEPESSTALGFGFRCGFLGLLHMEIVQERLEREFDLSLITTVPTVEYHVYTTDGEMVLLENPSKLPDPASIDRIDEPYVKARIMAPAEYIGGIMKLGQERRGVYLGMHYIDTARVEFQFEFPLGEIVLDFYDKLKSLSRGYASLDYEMAGYRDSDLVKLDMLINGDPIDAFSVVIHRDKAQEYGRKVAEKLKELIPRQLYQVAIQAAIGNKVIARETISAFRKDVLAKCYGGDITRKRKLLEKQKEGKKRMKQIGAVEIPQEAFLAVLQVE